From the Drosophila simulans strain w501 chromosome 2L, Prin_Dsim_3.1, whole genome shotgun sequence genome, the window CTTTTATGAATGCTACTGCGTTGGAGTCGGAGTCTGAGTCCGGATACGCATCTGGAGGAGAACGGCGCCGGAGGCATCCATCAAAATGGTCTTCAGCTATGCGTGCATGGTGCTCCAGCGCATCGTGGTGCCAGCGGTCCTGGTACTCGGTGAGTAGTTCGATTTTTAGTATAAGAATTCAAATTGTTACATCCAATTAATACATTACCGATTTTCTTGTATCTTTAGCTGCCCTGATGCGACCAGTGGGCATATCCTTTGTGTACCTTCTGATGTTCTTTGTGTCGCCCTTTGTCCCGCTGGCCACGCGACGCAACTTCAAAGGATCTGTGACTGCCTTCTTCATCATCCTGCTGACGTTGAGCACGCTGGTCCTCTTGGGTCACATAACGCTCCAGATTCTGGCGGTCAGCCTCACGCTGCCCATCTACAACTGCTCGTTCAGTGAGCGTCTGCTGCGTCACATTGGCTTCGTGAGCTTTATTGATCTACAGTGGGTGTTTTGTCGATCACGTGGTGCCTTTGCCGGTTTAttaatactatatattttgtagGCCATTTGCCATCATCGAATGGCTGGTGCCTGAGGTGTTGGTTTTCGCCACCTCCCTGGGTTCGTATCTCACGGTGAAGCGAGTGGCCTCTCAGCCCGTCGGCGCCGAGCAGCTGGAGAACGGCGAAGTGGTCGATGGCCAGGCGGAAAACGCCCAGACATCTTCTCAGCCATCTGGCGCAGATGCCAATGGAGGAGATGTGCAACAGGCCACGGTCACCACGccactgcagcaacagcagcagcagctgaggAAACGAGTGTCCATGATCAGCCAGCATATTCACTTTGAGGGCTTGGTCAAGATCTGTAAGTAGGAACTACTTATGGTGAAGCCACTTGAAACGTAACATTATAGGGATAATTAGCATACAAATCTTGTTGTATCAAGCATTAGTCTGAAAATACCCAAACTTTAGTTTGCCTACCACATTTTCCAGAAGTTGTTCAGACAACATCTCCGTGGAATTCATGGGCTCCCCGCACACGAAtgtttttcaatcaaatttaatgaatcGCTTCCATCGACAGCTCCTCTGTTCTGCCTGGCCACGCTGTTCTTTGCGGCCGTGCTGCGTCCGTCGGTGCCTGGCGGATTTTACTTTCTCATTTTCCTGCTGGCCGGCACCTACTGGGCAACATGCCAGACGCTGCAACGGTGCGTGTCCCATCAACGCCATCAATTCCGGACATCCTACTCACTTTTCCCTTTGTATTCTCGCACCATTTTTTGTTGCAGGGGCTTCGCTTTGTTGCTGCGCTGCGTGATGGTCGTCCTCGTGCTGCACTCCCTGTCCATTGTGTCCTACCAGACGCCATGGATGCAGAGCCACCTCAATCATACCACCCTGACAGCCCGGTAAGTAGAGGAGGGGTGGAAGAAGTGCCGGGAAATCATCAGACTATCATCTTTCTCTGCCCATCAGGTTGATTGGACTGGAACCGCTTATTGAATCCTACTGCTCGCCGGATATACGAGTCTTTCTGTACAATAATAAGCTATCCCTGGACTCGTACCTCAATCCCTTTGCGTTGTTCTTTGCCTACTTCGCACTGGCCCTGACCACCAAGCATCTCATTAAGCCACGGGTAAGTTTCAATTGTGGGAAAATTAAATCCAAAAGTCTTTCAGTGACGGAACAGCTCTTACTCTGGTTTAGACTGATTTAGAGCAACTAACACAGATTATGATATTAAACAACAGACTTGATTTAACAAGACTGAAAGCGGGtttaattagaaatatttACTACTTCTTTTGactaaattttaaaaaagataaACGTTCTGAATGGAACTAAATCGCTTTCATTCTTCTTAAAAATCTGGCCAACACTGGGATATAGTTTTATCTGCTCTTAATTTCTGCTCTTCCTATGCTGCCATACGCATCCGGAAAAACCACTTCAATCAAATCTTTCAAATCTTCTAACACAAAAATCTCTGCACGcctaaacaaaaacatgatAAACACTCCTAACACCTAACAAACAACCAATTGTCACTAACACACCACACCGAACACCTGAACACCTAAACACCTAAACATCCAAATCCACGAACACCGGAACACCGAACTCCTTAGCTGGAGCCCAAACCCGCCACCGCATTTGGGCAGCAACTAGATTGcaatagcagcagcatcaacaacacCACCGGCAACAAGGTCAACCGCCAGCTATCGCTGCTCACCTCGCAGACATCGCGGGGTCGTCGGGATGGGTCGAATCCTGGCGGAGGTGGAACCACCATTaccaccaccacgaccaccacCAACGCCACCTCCTCCACTGCAATCCGCAATCAGCGCTTGAGTGTAAGCGAGCGAGTGGATTGGGCCAGGGTTTCTGTTTTGATCTCCATTCAGTGTGTGAATGTTGAATATTTCTGGGGATTTTGGGGGCACAATGAATTGGAATGGGTGTACTAGAATGGGGACACAGAAAATTCCCAATAATCCGGCTTACCTAGATGACCTGAAAAGTATAATCCATTACGAAAACTTGATGGAAAACTTATCTTGGCTtgaatgtttttatttgcatacttacTTTTCAAATGCACTAataggtttatttttttttgttctaaATACAATTACagtctttaaatttaaattaataatgcgAGGATAATGAAATTAGTATCAGGTTTAGAACTAGGACAAACACTAAACACAATTAGTGGCCGCAACTAAAACCCAACTAAATGTTCGTCTGTGCCTTAATGTTTAACCCCAAAACTGCGCCGAAATTTATCCGATTTGTGTGCGCTTTTGCTGAAGTCTGAccacaattttctttttctttgcgattttcctgccattttcctttttgtatgtttgtttttcttttgatttttgtttatgctCTCTCTTTTATTACTTCCGCTTTAGGTTTCTTTGCGCCGAGATCAGCGTGCAACGTTGAATGAACCGACTGAGACGACGCCTGTACGTAAACTAACTCCACTTTGCGCCAATAGCGTGTATCTTTCTCCCAGCCTAACCCCAAAGCCTAATCATTAGACTAGTTCTAGCCTATCTCTATCTCTGCCTCTGTCTCTCTATGTATCATTTGGATTAAGCTTTCCTAACGTCTGCCATTTGTCTATGTTAAACTGTACTCGTCTAAATCTAACATCTCTAGCGATCTGTAGTACTAATCGCTGTAGTATTTCCCCCGATATCAAGGGATATTCTAACCCATACTATAAACTAAACATTGTACTAACTGCGCCAgtgtgtctgtatgtatgtgttcTGGGTCATAGAGCACCGCCAAAGCGATACAAAATAGTTTGCAACTCTCACCCGGATAGTTAACCATCGCCATCAACACCCGTAGTGCCCTAGAACTTTAGAACTCTTTGTCTGTACATATCTTGTTTAGTAAGCTGATCTCTCTTCTTAATGTCTGTCCTGTTAAACCCAATCTCTGAGCTAATAAAAACATATCTGAATCTATAGTTGGTGCGGCAAAGCACGCGAAAGGCACGCACACCCCAACCGCTGGAAAGTGGATCCTCGGTGGCACCCAGTGTCACCCAGCGGGGCAATGACATTCAGCTGGACTCGATGGAGCAGCGATCGGAACAGGAGAACACCACCACATCCATACTGGATCAAATATCGTATGGATTCGTCAGCGTGGGAGGATTCATATATCAGAACAGCTATATATTCACCAACATTCTTATGATGGTAAGTCAGTGTACATATATCTTTAAGTTATGGTATAgtttttcaaatattcaatCTCTTGATAGGCCTGGTCCATAGTGTATCACAGTTGGCTGACTTTTGTCCTGTTGCTGTGGGCCAACGTGCTGTGGATGATTCCGAACCAGAGGAAGGCCATGATGCGGTCCAGTCCCTTTATAGTCTTGTATGCTGAGGCCCTGTTGATTGCCCAATACATATACGGCATGGATCTCAACAACGAAGAGCTGCCCACGAGCGTTCCCGTAAGATGACACTTAAATTacgaattaaatttaattaactgaaGTATTTGCAGACTGCGGGCATTAACCTGCAACAAATCGGCTTCGAACGACCCATCGAGAACCAAATGCGTCCATGTGTGCCGCTGATCGTGAAGACAGCGTTTGTGCTAATGTTTTGGGTGACATCACGACAGTTCTTCAAGGAGAAGCGCGATCGGCGAAGGGACAGCACTCTGGCGGACATCATTGCCCCACTGCAGATCACAGTGGGATCGGCTGGCTCCAGCTACCTCATCAACGATGGCAAGAAGACCTCAAAGTTCCTAAAGAAGGCCGGCGATGTGATCAAGAATCTACTGGTGCGCCTGTGGATCTGGCTACTCGTGCTGGTTATCTTCCTTTGCGCCATCACTGGCGAGAACATGACCGGCTTCCGCATCTGCTACATGGCCCTGTTCCTATTCTTCTTGCTAGTCTTTCAATCGTCGTCCAAGGCGTGGGTTAAGATCATGTACGGCTTCTGGCTGTTTCTGATCTTCTATGCCATGTCCATACTTATATTGATCTACACATATCAATTCGACAAGTTCGACAAGTACTGGAGCGACTATCTCAATGTGTCCGCGACTTTGTAAGTTGGCTTGTTTTCTAAACTAATATCTTTAAGTAGACCATgttcaataaaatcaatatgtttgttttttaggCAAAAGGACATCGGCCTTAAGCGGTATCAGACCAAGGATCTGTTCCTCCATTTGGTCTCACCAACGATAATTGTGATCCTGACCGTCATCCAAGTGCACTACTTCCACAAGCGCTTCATCGCATcattgcaacagcagccgtTGGCTGGCGGATCGGCACAGCAGAAACCCACGGAGACAACTGCCTTGGAACCGGCGCCATCGAAGCGACGTGGCAGCGCCGGTTCACTGCGTAGATCCCAGGGTCCATCGGCGGAGGCTGCTCCAGGAGCCACCACCGATTTCGAGACATCTGTGCGAGACTTGGTGCGCATATCGTTCCGCAAGATCAAGAACAAGTCGGAGTACATCTTCAAGAACTTCAAGGATGTCTTCTGGCGCTTCCTGGAGCTGCACATCATGAAGGCTGTGTATATCGCAGCCTTCGTGTGCAGTGTCAGTGAAGTCTGCGTACTGCACATTATCTTTGTGGGTTTCTGTGTGCTGGGCGCCACCTCGCGGAAGGCCGTCCAGGTGGTGATCAGCCGCCTCATCTCGTTCATTGTCACCGTCATAGTTCTGTCCAAGATGATCTACCAGATCGAGTACTTGAGTCACTCGCAGCACAACGTGGTTTGTGTAAGTTAATGTTATCCCATTGAGAAAGCTCATTATATTTTAATCTTAATCATATTTCGCAGTCTGACAACCGGACTGCCAACAATGCCGAGTGGATTGGCCTCACCAAGGCTGACAAGGTAACTGGCGGACTGATGAGCCTGTTGCGCACCTACATCATCTACATGGTTATTGTGACCATGCACGCAGTGATCAGTTTGCGGCAGCTTCAAATGCGCGTCAAGATCGGAGCACTGAATGCTCCACCCACCAAGCTGCTGTTCCCCAATATTATTCGAGCTGATGCTGAGAAGGATCTGGTGGGACTGGTCAAGTATCTCCTCAACTTTGGCTTCTACAAATTCGGCATTGAGATATCGCTAATCGCGCTGGTCTCCACCATCACATATCGTCAGGATATTGTGGCCGTAGTCTATGCTCTGTGGCTTGTGGTGCTATTGCTTCTACGGAGATCGCAGTGCGCCAAAATATGGGGCGTTTTTCAGGCATTCTTTGCCATCTCCATACTGACACAGTACATAGTGCTGGTAGGACTGCCGCCGAGCTCTTGCCTGGGTATGATATGAATCAATCAATATAAATGCagttttataacttttttgtGTGCCTTGCAGTGTTTCCCTGGGATGAAGGTCCCTTCGGCGAGGGCATACAACGCTGGACGATGCTGCCAGGAGCCCTGCACTTCAACCACGTACCCAAGCTGATCTTCGACTTCATTGTCTTGGTCATTCTGAACCGACAGAAGAGTATCTTCTGCATCGAACAGCGTTATGCCAGTAACGACGACTATCCGGGTGGCAGCAATCGCAGTGTGATCGCGGATATTGCTCAGCTAGGTCGCGTTCCCTTCGACAATCCCACCCACGACTTTTGCTCGTACATACGGAACTACTCGGACATCCTCAAGAACGGAGTGCTGTGCGGCTTCTACTGGTTTACTCTGGCAGTTGTTTTCTTGGCCGGCACCAATATTGCGGATCTGCTGGCACTGGGTTATCTGATCGGAGCGTTTATCTTCCTGTGGCAGGGATCGGATTTCTATCTGCGTCCCATACACACCATCATCTTTCGCTGGAAGTGGCTGCTGGCATtcaatgtggccaacatacTCATCAAGACGTCCTTCCAAATGGCCGGCTGTTTGTTCATGACCCAACTGACGAAAGACTGCTGCTGGCTGGTGCACATGCTCGGCATCACCTGTACGAGCAATGTGCTTACAGAGCAAATAATGCTGCCAGAGGAGGCTGAACTGGCGCTTAAGCCAGGCGAATGTCCCAAGATCACCCACCAGGTGGTTCTCCTGTGGGACACGATTTGCTTCGCCTTCATCATCTTCCAGCTGCGCATATTCAAGTCGCATTACTTCTGTCACATCATAACGGACACCAAAGCAAATAACATCCTGGCCTCAAGGTGGGTTTTTAAATCTCTGGTCATTCTATAAATTgattgaacaatttttatcACAGAGGAGCCGACATCATTGAGAGTCTACGACATAAGCAGATTGCCCATCGTCACGACCATGAAAAGCAGGTGCTGCATAAGATCAAGCGAAAGATGGAGCGCATCCGTGCCACGCAGCAGAAGATGCTTCGGCCCTTGGACAAACAAACCCACTTCGACGGTAAGTGCTTGCACCATCACTTCCAGGGGTTTTTTCCTCCCCTTTCTGTAATTTTTTGGAGCTCGAACTTCTCGTCGCGTTTTTTGCAATTTCCCCTTTTGTATTTTGATCGTTGGAAATTGTCGCGTGTGTGTCTTACATTAATCTTTGGCTTCGTGAAGGGCGACGCACGCCCTCAGAGCACGCCATGTCCGATGTGGCGCCTTTGGCCCACAATAGCAGCTTCACCTCTTGTCAAGGATCTGGCTATCTGACCCCAGATGAGCATAGCTCCGCCAGCTCTGGCACTTCATCGCCAGCCAGAGCTTCGATCCTCTCCAGCAGTGGAGGCAGCGTGGAAAGCGTGGACAGCGCAGACGCTGCCGTGATTATTGAACCGGAAATCAATGTGATGCCATGTGAGGAGATTACGGACTATGTGGATGTGCAGTCGGTCAGCGAGGAGGAGACAACTGTGGCAATGCCCAAGAAGCATCTGAGCTCTCAATCGAAGGAATGTGTTTTCAAAAGCCCAGAGCCCTCGAAGCCAACCACGCCGAGTACGGATGCGTTGTCTACTCTCCTGACCGAGGGATTTTTGGAACCGAAAAGGATCTCTTTGGGATTAGCTCCTCCTGAGCTAAGTCCCCCTGTTGGTATGCAGTGCCTGGCTCCTCCGTTGGCTGCTTATGCCACAGCCATGGCTTCTAGTGCAGCCAGCTCTGTGCTGTCCTCCAATCTGACTCCAAATCTTCGACGAGAACATCGCCGCCAGTCGTCAACCAATGCCGCTGTTTCCTGGAACGAAACTGTATCCATCAAACGGTCGCCCATGAAAAAGCAAATGGTAAAAAGTGGAAAGTGCGGGATGCAAACCGTTCATATTGTGTTATTTAGATTAAAGTGttgatttgattaattaattaattaatttagaaattgaaaaactaa encodes:
- the LOC6731448 gene encoding piezo-type mechanosensitive ion channel component isoform X1; translation: MVFSYACMVLQRIVVPAVLVLAALMRPVGISFVYLLMFFVSPFVPLATRRNFKGSVTAFFIILLTLSTLVLLGHITLQILAVSLTLPIYNCSFSERLLRHIGFVSFIDLQPFAIIEWLVPEVLVFATSLGSYLTVKRVASQPVGAEQLENGEVVDGQAENAQTSSQPSGADANGGDVQQATVTTPLQQQQQQLRKRVSMISQHIHFEGLVKISPLFCLATLFFAAVLRPSVPGGFYFLIFLLAGTYWATCQTLQRGFALLLRCVMVVLVLHSLSIVSYQTPWMQSHLNHTTLTARLIGLEPLIESYCSPDIRVFLYNNKLSLDSYLNPFALFFAYFALALTTKHLIKPRLEPKPATAFGQQLDCNSSSINNTTGNKVNRQLSLLTSQTSRGRRDGSNPGGGGTTITTTTTTTNATSSTAIRNQRLSVSLRRDQRATLNEPTETTPLVRQSTRKARTPQPLESGSSVAPSVTQRGNDIQLDSMEQRSEQENTTTSILDQISYGFVSVGGFIYQNSYIFTNILMMAWSIVYHSWLTFVLLLWANVLWMIPNQRKAMMRSSPFIVLYAEALLIAQYIYGMDLNNEELPTSVPYLQTAGINLQQIGFERPIENQMRPCVPLIVKTAFVLMFWVTSRQFFKEKRDRRRDSTLADIIAPLQITVGSAGSSYLINDGKKTSKFLKKAGDVIKNLLVRLWIWLLVLVIFLCAITGENMTGFRICYMALFLFFLLVFQSSSKAWVKIMYGFWLFLIFYAMSILILIYTYQFDKFDKYWSDYLNVSATLQKDIGLKRYQTKDLFLHLVSPTIIVILTVIQVHYFHKRFIASLQQQPLAGGSAQQKPTETTALEPAPSKRRGSAGSLRRSQGPSAEAAPGATTDFETSVRDLVRISFRKIKNKSEYIFKNFKDVFWRFLELHIMKAVYIAAFVCSVSEVCVLHIIFVGFCVLGATSRKAVQVVISRLISFIVTVIVLSKMIYQIEYLSHSQHNVVCSDNRTANNAEWIGLTKADKVTGGLMSLLRTYIIYMVIVTMHAVISLRQLQMRVKIGALNAPPTKLLFPNIIRADAEKDLVGLVKYLLNFGFYKFGIEISLIALVSTITYRQDIVAVVYALWLVVLLLLRRSQCAKIWGVFQAFFAISILTQYIVLVGLPPSSCLVFPWDEGPFGEGIQRWTMLPGALHFNHVPKLIFDFIVLVILNRQKSIFCIEQRYASNDDYPGGSNRSVIADIAQLGRVPFDNPTHDFCSYIRNYSDILKNGVLCGFYWFTLAVVFLAGTNIADLLALGYLIGAFIFLWQGSDFYLRPIHTIIFRWKWLLAFNVANILIKTSFQMAGCLFMTQLTKDCCWLVHMLGITCTSNVLTEQIMLPEEAELALKPGECPKITHQVVLLWDTICFAFIIFQLRIFKSHYFCHIITDTKANNILASRGADIIESLRHKQIAHRHDHEKQVLHKIKRKMERIRATQQKMLRPLDKQTHFDEHGYPLPAPTVRRRKEIKLHPHATRAGDYYMFEEMDDKFELDLIHDEIDFLEEENITESEMKMQRRKTLYDLLPASGLTRYIYLNPQKSKDAPPGEFPSTSKGISKERDAATASSSASPAPTRDVGDLPVIPPPSTGLGREQTSKETSDSKSKMEVDSGEVTAKDSDEDFDTNPIIRLLEGFLVTLTIRLNRFSRNYRFVNRILAGEKKTLKESSSLNRLGLSSAAAMFHFLKSNLESDESDPPASSSTPRRVVIAPPNATEHSDPTSTTLNTNTTTTPLSPPEPLQPTTTSTPQQQHQHIRAAEEIIELPVDTVDGVAHRKQSINSSPPAKGTMLSRKSDCGLPEIRIKAPSVERGAHYYHNHHSGGGSGSLSKHWSYEQVDSAGEFNLEEENFAQRDHHIIVEVLISSWYALLANTDLICYIVVFINQVVNASLISLPLPIMVFLWGTLSLPRPTKTFWVTLIAYTQAIVLIKCIFQFKLIWSNYHQLPNQPLTPAKIFGVENKAHYAIYDLILLLVLFLHRYLLKSQGLWKSGYKDTDNQFTKPTASIDERDDSDNLSQPDSRQLNDDAAQKLSLQVSQASLPGSPDFSKTGINQLERTKYTSSLYKFFFSLVHKSRLATDVYALMFLCDFVNFFVLLFGFTAFGTQQTESDEGVQTYLAENKVPIPFLIMLLVQFLLIVIDRALYLRKALVNKIIFHFFSVIGIHIWMFFVVPAVTERTFNSLAPPIIFYVIKCFYMLLSSYQIKSGYPKRILGNFFTKGFSMVNMIAFKVYMQIPFLYELRTILDWVCIDSTMTIFDWLKMEDIFSNIYLIRCTRQSETDFPAMRAQKKASLSKLIMGGTVVLLIVICIWGPLCLFALGNAVGTSNVPFHVSLSIRIGPYDPIYTTNNYDSIFEINPEMYSQMTNAYIKEKQALTFIAGYDATDVAAVRLAGNSPSLWNIAPPDRQRLLNDLRNNHTLKARFSYSLTRKAPAKGLKENVGDEHAISLDESFEGRAALIHMLSETHDVEPIHSNGTTNGTTPEVEEVVVIPGMIPKFIKVLNSGDAAVVSVLSPKHYDYRPLVIKMHRDNETNGLWWEIRDYCNDTFYNETLSKFAYSNCTSGIVMYTFNDKKFPSTFSFLTAGGIIGLYTTFVLLASRFMKSFIGGQNRKIMFEDLPYVDRVLQLCLDIYLVREALEFALEEDLFAKLLFLYRSPETLIKWTRPKEEYVDDDGDTDSIPSRMSVRRPEQLQPQQPQ
- the LOC6731448 gene encoding piezo-type mechanosensitive ion channel component isoform X6 encodes the protein MVFSYACMVLQRIVVPAVLVLAALMRPVGISFVYLLMFFVSPFVPLATRRNFKGSVTAFFIILLTLSTLVLLGHITLQILAVSLTLPIYNCSFSERLLRHIGFVSFIDLQPFAIIEWLVPEVLVFATSLGSYLTVKRVASQPVGAEQLENGEVVDGQAENAQTSSQPSGADANGGDVQQATVTTPLQQQQQQLRKRVSMISQHIHFEGLVKISPLFCLATLFFAAVLRPSVPGGFYFLIFLLAGTYWATCQTLQRGFALLLRCVMVVLVLHSLSIVSYQTPWMQSHLNHTTLTARLIGLEPLIESYCSPDIRVFLYNNKLSLDSYLNPFALFFAYFALALTTKHLIKPRLEPKPATAFGQQLDCNSSSINNTTGNKVNRQLSLLTSQTSRGRRDGSNPGGGGTTITTTTTTTNATSSTAIRNQRLSVSLRRDQRATLNEPTETTPLVRQSTRKARTPQPLESGSSVAPSVTQRGNDIQLDSMEQRSEQENTTTSILDQISYGFVSVGGFIYQNSYIFTNILMMAWSIVYHSWLTFVLLLWANVLWMIPNQRKAMMRSSPFIVLYAEALLIAQYIYGMDLNNEELPTSVPYLQTAGINLQQIGFERPIENQMRPCVPLIVKTAFVLMFWVTSRQFFKEKRDRRRDSTLADIIAPLQITVGSAGSSYLINDGKKTSKFLKKAGDVIKNLLVRLWIWLLVLVIFLCAITGENMTGFRICYMALFLFFLLVFQSSSKAWVKIMYGFWLFLIFYAMSILILIYTYQFDKFDKYWSDYLNVSATLQKDIGLKRYQTKDLFLHLVSPTIIVILTVIQVHYFHKRFIASLQQQPLAGGSAQQKPTETTALEPAPSKRRGSAGSLRRSQGPSAEAAPGATTDFETSVRDLVRISFRKIKNKSEYIFKNFKDVFWRFLELHIMKAVYIAAFVCSVSEVCVLHIIFVGFCVLGATSRKAVQVVISRLISFIVTVIVLSKMIYQIEYLSHSQHNVVCSDNRTANNAEWIGLTKADKVTGGLMSLLRTYIIYMVIVTMHAVISLRQLQMRVKIGALNAPPTKLLFPNIIRADAEKDLVGLVKYLLNFGFYKFGIEISLIALVSTITYRQDIVAVVYALWLVVLLLLRRSQCAKIWGVFQAFFAISILTQYIVLVGLPPSSCLVFPWDEGPFGEGIQRWTMLPGALHFNHVPKLIFDFIVLVILNRQKSIFCIEQRYASNDDYPGGSNRSVIADIAQLGRVPFDNPTHDFCSYIRNYSDILKNGVLCGFYWFTLAVVFLAGTNIADLLALGYLIGAFIFLWQGSDFYLRPIHTIIFRWKWLLAFNVANILIKTSFQMAGCLFMTQLTKDCCWLVHMLGITCTSNVLTEQIMLPEEAELALKPGECPKITHQVVLLWDTICFAFIIFQLRIFKSHYFCHIITDTKANNILASRGADIIESLRHKQIAHRHDHEKQVLHKIKRKMERIRATQQKMLRPLDKQTHFDEHGYPLPAPTVRRRKEIKLHPHATRAGDYYMFEEMDDKFELDLIHDEIDFLEEENITESEMKMQRRKTLYDLLPASGLTRYIYLNPQKSKDAPPGEFPSTSKGISKERDAATASSSASPAPTRDVGDLPVIPPPSTGLGREQTSKETSDSKSKMEVDSGEVTAKDSDEDFDTNPIIRLLEGFLVTLTIRLNRFSRNYRFVNRILAGEKKTLKESSSLNRLGLSSAAAMFHFLKSNLESDESDPPASSSTPRRVVIAPPNATEHSDPTSTTLNTNTTTTPLSPPEPLQPTTTSTPQQQHQHIRAAEEIIELPVDTVDGVAHRKQSINSSPPAKGAGEFNLEEENFAQRDHHIIVEVLISSWYALLANTDLICYIVVFINQVVNASLISLPLPIMVFLWGTLSLPRPTKTFWVTLIAYTQAIVLIKCIFQFKLIWSNYHQLPNQPLTPAKIFGVENKAHYAIYDLILLLVLFLHRYLLKSQGLWKSGYKDTDNQFTKPTASIDERDDSDNLSQPDSRQLNDDAAQKLSLQVSQASLPGSPDFSKTGINQLERTKYTSSLYKFFFSLVHKSRLATDVYALMFLCDFVNFFVLLFGFTAFGTQQTESDEGVQTYLAENKVPIPFLIMLLVQFLLIVIDRALYLRKALVNKIIFHFFSVIGIHIWMFFVVPAVTERTFNSLAPPIIFYVIKCFYMLLSSYQIKSGYPKRILGNFFTKGFSMVNMIAFKVYMQIPFLYELRTILDWVCIDSTMTIFDWLKMEDIFSNIYLIRCTRQSETDFPAMRAQKKASLSKLIMGGTVVLLIVICIWGPLCLFALGNAVGTSNVPFHVSLSIRIGPYDPIYTTNNYDSIFEINPEMYSQMTNAYIKEKQALTFIAGYDATDVAAVRLAGNSPSLWNIAPPDRQRLLNDLRNNHTLKARFSYSLTRKAPAKGLKENVGDEHAISLDESFEGRAALIHMLSETHDVEPIHSNGTTNGTTPEVEEVVVIPGMIPKFIKVLNSGDAAVVSVLSPKHYDYRPLVIKMHRDNETNGLWWEIRDYCNDTFYNETLSKFAYSNCTSGIVMYTFNDKKFPSTFSFLTAGGIIGLYTTFVLLASRFMKSFIGGQNRKIMFEDLPYVDRVLQLCLDIYLVREALEFALEEDLFAKLLFLYRSPETLIKWTRPKEEYVDDDGDTDSIPSRMSVRRPEQLQPQQPQ